A genome region from Anastrepha ludens isolate Willacy chromosome 3, idAnaLude1.1, whole genome shotgun sequence includes the following:
- the LOC128857117 gene encoding zinc finger protein hangover, whose protein sequence is MSDGSPVRARQNCCRLCLAPGSECISILNSYAADKEPLATKIQNCVSIKINPDDHLSLRICHACISYLNSWQSFKNRCIASQSKQRSWLDCNKRQQLLDNNVSISTIGADGTNQQQQQHSEDGEQQAPSLASSILDGISSLKKRKSLTVYPLPAVEIKDEPLDPDDDYSAKQHDESDDMVDPTLFLERTEEEGDEALMEHMSYQYETPRPPIELAVLADTKEASCRACNLKFSTRANARRHERNLHPNLFELSTSTPNNMPVTKPTPALAAALELQRASAAAVAAAEASKAASGIITPLKYRQEIVNAFNKCEIGGFDYEHPEKYQHHLTDEKIVFLQQNDEFLRQYQNMTCRCCNKTYSTYKNFMAHMRKKYLTLPRNLCFNCLKLNDSKALFISHLKRRNCINLYKVLHALMAKDSGFAAAVTATAAAVPEKLRAKELLVNKMYECKLCPKWYRLKLEFRSHVYDEHADMQRKDTMQKQCCYCGLELEDAAERKRHYNNMDCIVSLRCVTCDSKFDKHQKFLDHVYEKHLAGFGDQSSGTAHNISAMSTENSPGKKSTAGLGGASSTDESRSSHQATSSTQPKSQYFSRMPQACPICDQQYNNYNNVLRHMESKHPDQLPQTYKCVKCGIGYPRLSNLREHMVSAHAADKARHTGFEYIVNADAVKIAYGTTQNVYTGRYDYVMKDLMSITNGGSIADDDENSSEHAAKKMRIDGGGAVTTSTGSGSGNASGSGNMYSSLKECPICNAVFSNNIGLSNHMRSHSAAAQNSSMSAAAASTSKSSPSGLTITPQPPSKPTTPPAMQHQTAVQKAIFKRSLEQAADRRFRRMRCRLCQRRFSSKKSYRFHMLNDHQIRNVQFIKCKLCDAEFAYEKGLKVHMFKIHNTLLKDEMIVKQFECDICSIVYRSEDQLQQHKKTVHGGATAGAEQKAQQGGDEALDESNTAANPADRSGISTPVSSVGAGGGDRSTLDTSTSGPLYWYQCKYCPSNFNTNKKLAIHINSHDEFDSNDYSCKDCGNVYSGRKSLWVHRYKKHPQFAEPSECVLCKKVFFDSQMLENHIPTCNRKPITATGAVAESAGPPPIYKHKTGDDDDDEASHDASGVITTNALGGGELEITPIPATGLKIKLPEVACTICGQRFVDQDLFAKHIQMHELELYTDNPLAAMFDTGPADPNQFYLDRVNDNGEYACDLCNKTFTQMTALKVHRKWHFRGDSKQCQADVDHSTKAARLSSQSLIQTNHQHPLGLQAVGLMPNPQHHSSKSQKRKRELKCEYCPSTFISNNNLRRHIYELHKDEIGNLPVPPKINTDPYLHCRRCQQKFETKSDWIEHKVADARVTKPFGPFQWGCELCGAYVSRKEKLINHINNHLKEKEIVPVQDQQPAHDQNQNRAKSTVVAAAAASGKNVDDMMDEVVVKRERDDDKEESNDGIKEEEESEEEDGVVDDEADEEGEEEQKARERGETGRRGAELDDEVDEDGSEDELDEEYEDMGEMMQVAMTEHANHDEAEQDEDDGDADDGEEDADADADEADDVDDVDVHNDDSNDVTAPNGGGAYGRGPPVASQVTIEAIRNSTDTTGDSSPSYDEDDDDDNDSDADSDADSGDSSSQASKTPAPAPKVRFSCDLCRLFFDSQQELQKHVKMHFLNGPGSVSLTEIKPKAGNKSSRSSSSDVVAV, encoded by the exons ATAAATCCCGATGATCACCTATCGCTGCGCATCTGTCATGCGTGCATCAGTTACCTGAATTCCTGGCAGAGCTTCAAGAATCGTTGCATTGCCTCGCAAAGTAAACAACGCAGTTGGTTGGATTGCAATAAAAGGCAACAATTGCTCGACAACAATGTTAGCATATCAACAATTGGTGCAGATGGCACcaatcaacagcaacaacaacattcagAGGATGGTGAACAGCAAGCACCGAGTTTAGCATCATCGATTTTGGACGGCATATCATCGTTAAAGAAACGAAAATCGTTAACTGTTTAT CCTTTGCCAGCTGTAGAAATCAAAGATGAACCCCTGGATCCGGATGATGATTACAGCGCAAAACAGCATGACGAGTCTGATGACATGGTTGATCCAACACTCTTCTTGGAGCGCACCGAAGAGGAAGGCGACGAGGCTTTGATG GAGCACATGTCCTATCAATATGAAACGCCACGCCCGCCTATCGAGCTTGCGGTCCTTGCCGATACCAAGGAAGCTTCTTGTCGCGCTTGCAATCTGAAGTTCTCGACACGCGCCAATGCGCGTCGTCATGAACGCAACTTACATCCAAACCTTTTCGAACTGTCCACTTCAACGCCAAATAATATGCCCGTCACAAAACCGACGCCCGCGTTGGCCGCCGCCTTAGAGTTGCAACGTGCATCGGCAGCGGCGGTAGCTGCGGCAGAAGCTTCGAAAGCCGCCTCTGGCATTATAACACCGCTCAAATATCGACAGGAAATCGTGAATGCATTCAACAAATGCGAAATAGGTGGTTTCGACTACGAACATCCCGAGAAGTATCAACACCATTTGACTGATGAGAAAATCGTGTTCCTACAACAGAACGACGAGTTCTTACGCCAATACCAAAATATGACTTGCCGTTGCTGCAACAAAACGTATTCGACATACAAGAATTTCATGGCTCATATGCGCAAGAAATATCTGACATTGCCGCGCAACCTTTGCTTCAACTGCCTCAAATTGAACGACTCCAAGGCATTGTTCATATCGCATTTGAAGCGACGTAATTGCATCAATCTGTATAAGGTGTTGCATGCGTTGATGGCGAAGGACTCTGGCTTTGCTGCTGCAGTAACTGCGACAGCGGCGGCGGTGCCCGAGAAGTTGCGCGCTAAGGAGCTGCTTGTGAACAAAATGTACGAATGCAAATTGTGTCCGAAATGGTATCGGCTTAAGTTGGAATTCCGTTCGCACGTTTACGATGAACATGCCGACATGCAACGCAAGGATACCATGCAGAAACAGTGCTGCTATTGCGGCTTGGAGCTGGAGGACGCAGCTGAGCGTAAGCGTCATTACAATAATATGGATTGCATTGTCTCGTTGCGTTGTGTTACATGCGATTCGAAATTCGATAAACATCAGAAATTCCTCGATCATGTCTATGAAAAACATTTGGCCGGTTTTGGCGATCAATCTTCAGGAACGGCGCATAATATCAGCGCAATGAGCACTGAGAACTCGCCGGGCAAAAAATCAACGGCTGGTTTGGGTG GCGCTTCCTCCACCGACGAGTCACGCAGCAGTCACCAGGCCACCTCATCGACACAGCCAAAGTCACAGTATTTCTCGCGTATGCCGCAAGCTTGTCCAATATGTGACCAACAAtataacaactacaacaatgTGTTGCGTCATATGGAGTCCAAGCATCCTGATCAATTGCCACAGACTTACAAGTGTGTCAAGTGCGGCATTGGCTATCCACGCCTGTCCAACTTGCGCGAGCATATGGTTAGCGCTCATGCGGCGGACAAGGCGCGTCATACCGGCTTCGAGTACATAGTGAACGCGGACGCGGTGAAAATAGCCTATGGCACTACGCAAAATGTCTATACAGGACGTTATGATTACGTGATGAAAGATTTGATGTCGATAACGAATGGCGGTTCAATCG CTGATGATGACGAAAACTCCAGTGAGCACGCAGCCAAGAAAATGCGCATAGATGGCGGTGGCGCTGTGACGACCAGCACAGGCTCTGGCTCCGGCAATGCCAGCGGTAGTGGCAACATGTATAGCAGCCTCAAGGAGTGTCCCATTTGCAATGCGGTCTTCAGCAACAACATAGGCCTCTCTAATCATATGCGCTCGCATAGCGCAGCTGCTCAGAACAGTAGTATGTCAGCAGCAGCGGCAAGCACCAGCAAATCATCACCAAGCGGGCTGACCATAACACCACAGCCACCCTCAAAACCAACAACCCCTCCAGCAATGCAGCATCAAACAGCAGTACAAAAGGCGATCTTCAAACGTAGTCTCGAGCAGGCTGCCGATCGCCGCTTCCGACGCATGCGTTGTCGCCTCTGCCAACGGCGCTTCTCGTCGAAGAAATCCTATCGTTTCCACATGCTGAACGATCATCAAATACGCAATGTGCAATTTATCAAATGCAAATTGTGCGATGCAGAGTTCGCGTACGAAAAGGGCTTGAAGGTGCACATGTTCAAGATACACAACACGCTGCTGAAGGACGAGATGATCGTCAAGCAATTTGAGTGTGATATTTGTTCGATTGTGTATCGCAGTGAGGATCAACTGCAGCAGCACAAAAAGACTGTACATGGCGGCGCTACAGCAGGGGCAGAGCAGAAAGCACAGCAGGGCGGTGATGAGGCGTTGGACGAGTCAAACACAGCCGCAAATCCCGCAGATCGCTCGGGCATATCGACGCCAGTGAGCAGTGTGGGCGCAGGCGGCGGTGATCGCAGCACGCTGGATACCTCAACAAGCGGACCGCTGTATTGGTATCAATGCAAGTATTGTCCATCGAACTTCAACACCAACAAGAAACTGGCAATTCATATAAATTCACATGACGAATTCGATTCCAATGACTATTCGTGCAAAGATTGCGGAAATGTGTACAGCGGACGCAAGAGTTTATGG GTGCATCGCTACAAGAAGCATCCACAATTTGCGGAACCCTCAGAGTGTGTGCTCTGCAAAAAGGTCTTCTTCGATAGTCAAATGCTGGAGAATCACATACCGACTTGCAATCGCAAACCGATCACGGCGACTGgcgctgtggccgagagtgccGGCCCACCACCAATTTACAAGCACAAGACCGGCGATGATGACGACGATGAGGCATCGCACGATGCCAGCGGTGTGATTACGACCAATGCGTTGGGTGGCGGCGAGCTCGAGATAACACCAATACCGGCGACCGGCCTGAAAATCAAGCTACCCGAAGTGGCGTGCACAATATGTGGGCAACGATTTGTCGATCAGGATTTGTTCGCcaaacacatacaaatgcacgAACTGGAATTGTATACAGATAATCCGCTTGCGGCCATGTTTGATACGGGCCCAGCGGATCCGAATCAATTCTACTTGGATCGGGTGAATGACAACGGCGAATATGCTTGTGATCTCTGTAACAAAACGTTTACACAAATGACTGCACTTAAAGTGCATCGTAAATGGCATTTCAGAGGTGATAGCAAACAG TGCCAAGCCGACGTGGATCATTCAACCAAAGCAGCGAGGCTATCATCTCAATCTCTGATCCAGACCAACCATCAACATCCACTGGGATTACAAGCAGTGGGTCTTATGCCCAATCCGCAGCACCACTCTTCAAAATCCCAGAAACGCAAACGCGAACTTAAATGTGAATATTGTCCCTCCACGTTCATTAGCAACAACAACCTGCGTCGCCACATCTATGAACTGCATAAAGACGAAATTGGAAATCTACCTGTGCCACCGAAAATCAATACAGATCCCTATCTGCATTGTCGTCGTTGTCAGCAAAAGTTCGAAACGAAAAGCGATTGGATCGAACATAAAGTGGCCGATGCGCGTGTAACGAAACCATTCGGTCCATTCCAGTGGGGCTGTGAGCTATGTGGCGCGTACGTGTCACGCAAGGAGAAGCTGATAAATCACATAAACAATCACTTGAAGGAGAAGGAAATAGTACCGGTGCAAGATCAACAGCCGGCGCATGATCAGAATCAGAATCGTGCGAAGTCGACGGtggtggcggcggcggcggcgtcGGGAAAAAATGTTGACGACATGATGGACGAGGTGGTGGTGAAGCGAGAACGGGATGATGATAAGGAAGAGTCAAATGATGGTATTAAGGAGGAGGAGGAGTCCGAAGAGGAGGATGGTGTGGTCGATGATGAAGCAGATGAGGAGGGTGAAGAAGAGCAGAAAGCGCGTGAAAGAGGGGAGACTGGCAGACGCGGTGCCGAATTAGATGATGAAGTCGATGAGGATGGTTCAGAGGACGAGTTAGATGAGGAATATGAAGATATGGGTGAAATGATGCAGGTTGCAATGACCGAGCATGCCAATCACGATGAAGCGGAGCAGGATGAAGATGACGGCGATGCCGATGATGGTGAGGAAGATGCAGACGCAGACGCCGACGAAGCAGACGACGTCGATGACGTTGATGTCCATAATGATGATTCGAATGATGTTACGGCGCCAAATGGTGGTGGTGCTTATGGGCGCGGACCGCCGGTAGCGTCGCAAGTCACAATTGAAGCTATACGCAATTCAACGGACACCACAGGCGACTCATCGCCGTCATACGACGAAGACGATGACGACGACAACGACTCGGATGCCGATAGCGATGCAGACAGCGGTGACAGTTCTTCGCAAGCATCCAAAACACCAGCACCAGCGCCGAAAGTGCGCTTTTCATGCGATCTGTGTCGTCTGTTCTTCGATTCGCAACAGGAACTGCAGAAGCATGTGAAGATGCATTTTCTCAACGGGCCCGGCTCGGTGTCATTGACCGAAATCAAGCCAAAGGCAGGCAACAAATCGagtcgcagcagcagcagtgatGT